CAAAAATCATCTGATCAAATCCTTACAAAAAAGATTGGTAACTAGTGTCAAGTTGATAAACCCACAAACATATAAGCTAGTCATCCACCCGCCGGCTAAATAGAGTTATGCTCGATTAAACCCACAAACATGGCAATTCAAAAAAGACAACAATCTTTTACTCCAATTTATGTGGCCGCTATTAAAACCCTACGGAACAGTTGTTTTTTGCAAGAAGCCAAAGAAGAACAAAATGAGCTGAAAAGCCGGTGTGAATTTTCTCCTCACCAAATATTTTGGCAAGAATCAATGACTTGCTAAATGTATAGAATGGATGAAATGGAGGGTCATTTTTATCCAGAATTGGCGTGGCAGCTAATTAGAACACTGCCCCACAAAGAAAACCACCACTATAAAAATGTGTACTACCGTGTGAAAGAGGAAATCAATTAAAACCTGCAGGAAAAAAAGAGAGGAACGGCAGATCTGAGGGGGGACGACCCGCCCGCCCCGATTTCTCCTCCCCTATTTATACGGCCCTCCCCACCGGCTCCgggcaccaccaccaccaattCGCATTCGCAACCCCTCCTCCCCCGTTCTCCTCATTGTCCTCGCGCCCCGCTCCGCTCCGACGACCAACCGCTCCACACACCACTagcctgcctgcctgcctgcctgcctgccgcCAAGGTACAGCAGATcactctcctccccccgcgccTCCTCCTTGTACTTCTCGGCCCGCGAGTGAGATGCGCGCGCCTGTTCATCCCGTTTTGTGTTGTATGCGCGCGTCGAGATCTTGTGCCGTCGCGTGACCCTGATCAGCGGCTCGCTGCTCTTTCGGTCTGGTGCCGGTGTGGTGAGATCTGGGCTGCCGTCCGGCCCTTCTCCGCCGATCGAACTCGCCTCCGTGCCCATTACTCGTAACCGTCCGCCGCTGTACCGTGCTGGCTTGGAGGGGGGAGATCCGTCCAGTTTGGCGCGGGTTTGCTTACTGATGGAGTACTGACAGCAGTTTATTTTCCAGAAATATCCGGGACTCAGTTCTCGGTTGTAGTACTTGTAGATCTTACATTATGCGCCATGTAGCCGTGTTTTTTTCCCCAAGTATTTATGACGCCTGGGTGCATAAGGACACGCTGGAGCGGGTTAATTCAGGGGCAATTCTGCGTTGACGCCCAAATGGTTGATTTGCGGCAAATTAACAACGGCAGTTCTACCTAATTATTTAGTCAGTGTTTTTGAAATTGTGACTAGATGACTTGTAGATAGTAGGTTCATCTATATATGTGGCCTCTCTTGCAATGGTTTAAGTGGTTCAGCATACAATTTGGGGTCGACAGAGGGTCGATGCTCTCTCGTGTCTATTTTTACAACTCAAGATGGATCAACGATTGTAGTAACTTTGTTTACACTGGCTGTTTACTGTCTAGTACATGGTAAATTAATGAGGAAAAGACGTTTCCTGAATTTTGATTGGGGAGGGATAGGTTGTTCATGCCAATTTTGTTTATACAGTCCTGAACTTTTGGTGTTTCATGCTGTGCGTCCTTTCTGAAATTTTGTCTGCAGTGCACCCTGCTGTTTCTTATATTTCTTACTGCTACATGTGTGCGGAGTTCTTCTAGTGTAATCCTGACAATTTTGTTTCATCAATCAGGCAAGATGGTGAAGATCTGCTGCCTTGGGGCTGGCTATGTAGGTGGCCCAACAATGGCGGTCATTGCCCTCAAGTGCCCTGACATTCAGGTGGTTGTGGTAGATATCACCAAGTCCCGGATTGATGCATGGAACAGTGACACACTGCCAATCTATGAGCCTGGCCTTGATGAAGTCGTGAAGCAGTGCCGTGGAAAGAACCTCTTCTTCAGCAATGACATTGAGAAGCATGTTAGTGAGGCTGACATCATCTTTGTGTCGGTAAATACCCCAACCAAGACCCGTGGTCTTGGAGCTGGTAAGGCTGCTGATCTCACTTACTGGGAGAGTGCAGCTCGCATGATTGCTGATGTGGCCAAATCGGACAAGATCGTGGTGGAGAAGTCCACTGTTCCAGTCAAGACTGCTGAGGCAATTGAGAAGATCTTGACCCACaacagcaatggcatcaacttccaGATCCTCTCCAACCCGGAGTTCCTTGCTGAGGGTACTGCTATCCAAGACCTATTTAACCCTGACCGTGTTCTTATTGGAGGACGTGAGACCCCAGAAGGTCAGAAGGCTGTTCAGACGCTGAAGGCTGTGTATGCGCATTGGGTTCCTGAGGATCAGATTCTGACAACCAACTTATGGTCCGCGGAGCTGTCGAAGCTTGCAGCCAATGCGTTCTTGGCCCAGAGGATCTCCTCTGTGAATGCCATGTCAGCCCTCTGCGAGGCCACTGGTGCAAATGTTTCTGAGGTGTCCTATGCTGTGGGCAAGGACTCTAGGATTGGCCCAAAGTTTTTGAATGCCAGTGTTGGATTTGGAGGCTCTTGCTTCCAGAAGGATATCCTCAACCTGGTTTACATCTGCGAGTGCAATGGCCTCCCAGAGGTCGCCAACTACTGGAAGCAGGTGATCAAGATCAATGACTACCAGAAGAGCCGGTTTGTGAACCGTGTTGTTTCCTCTATGTTCAACACGGTTGCGAACAAGAAGATTGCGGTGCTTGGTTTTGCATTCAAGAAGGATACTGGTGACACTAGGGAGACTCCAGCTATTGATGTCTGCAAGGGTCTCCTTGGTGACAAGGCTAAGATCAGCATTTATGATCCTCAGGTGACTGAAGACCAAATCCAGCGTGACCTTGCGATGAACAAATTTGACTGGGACCACCCTGTTCATCTCCAGCCCATGAGCCCCACGACTACAAAGCAAGTCTCGGTTACCTGGGATGCATATGAGGCGACCAAGGATGCCCATGGCATCTGCATCATGACTGAGTGGGATGAGTTCAAGACTCTGGACTACAAAAAGATCTACGACAGCATGCAGAAGCCCGCCTTTGTTTTTGATGGCCGCAACGTTGTTGACTCTGAGAAGCTCAGGGAGATTGGCTTCATTGTCTACTCCATTGGCAAGCCACTCGACGGTTGGCTCAAGGACATGCCTGCTGTGGCTTAAATAAACTCTGATATAAGGGAGGAGATCTGCCTCGGGTGAATCCATGAGCAGCTATcgatagggattcagcttgttaTTTCTCTTTATAGTCGCTGTTTATCTTGTGCCAGAAAATCAGATGTCATTTTTTTCTTCCTTGAGTGTTTCTTCGGGGTTTACAGTGTTAGAATGGCATGGTCACTGGGATGTGTCATTCCTTTGCTCCATTGTCACAGCTTGTAGCTAATGTCTGTTGTTGCATCTTTATCATGTTACTGGTGTTCATCCTGTTGGTTATACATGTGGCTTCAGATACTAAGATTATCTTAGCAATCTACATATTCTGCAATTCAGCATTTCTTTGCGTGTGAATACTGAATATAATTTGTTGTGAAATCTGCTTCTGAGACGAATGCAATTGGGACATGGCTGTTGTGTAAACTCAATATTTCTTCGCCAGGAAAAAACGTGTGGTTCCTTTAAGAAGGAAAAAAAACTCATGGTATCCTATATATCATAGCAGTGCAGTTAATTGAGCACATAATCTCTATGCAGTTTATATTTTTGAGGCGTTTTAGGCATATTTATACCACTCTTGCCCAAACTTTGGCTGGCTTGTGCTCTTTAGTGCTTGGGCTGTAGGTCACTGTGGTTATTAGCTGACCAGGACTCTCATTATTGACTCTGTCAGGTTTTGGTGTTTCTACTTGAGTTTGTTCCCTCATTGCAAGGTTGACTCCACCATGCCTTGTCTTAAcatatttgtgtttttgagggtGAAAGCTGACGGAGCTGAGATTGAGATTGAGATACCAAAGGTCAATCGGCAAGATGCATGCTTCAAGTAGCTATTATCACTGGAACTTGGTAGTATCTGGGAACACTCCAGGTAAGGATTTTGTATTCAGTGATCTCTCTAACTCTTGATGAATGAGCACAATGGTAGAGATTGAAGGAAGAGATCCAACAACTGACAGGGTCAGTTTCTTCCTGCAATGTGTTCTCATGCAAGTTCCAAGTCAGATATTTTTTCCTGGAACAATGCTCTGATAACTAAATCGGTGCAGGGAACTCAAAGCCATCTCCTTTGGTGTTTGCATTCACCTGAATTCTCAAATTTATCCCGGATCTCTCGCATTTTAAGGTGTGTATTATGGAGGCGCACTCGCGTGGATGTGTCCGTGGCCGTGTGACACACGTACGTGATACATGCCAAAATGTCGCCGAGGTGTCGGTGGACCTTGATGATGAAGATGGTTCTGCCAAAGAGGTCAGTATCCAGATATGTGACTCTGAGTGATCAGCTGGCTGGTTGTCCCATCGAAAATGAGGTACACGTTTGCTTTGCGCTATCAGCACGTCTCGTTTTCAGGCCTTTGTCCAGAATATTCCAGTACAATGCATTTGTTTTTGCTTCAGTCTTTTGCTTTTTCCTGGATTCCAGTTTCATTGGTATGCTGCGCGCAGACTGTGAGGTTTTGGTGTAGTTATTATGATTGTGCGTGTCGTCCATTCATTCACGGTTGATTTACCTCACGGTTGATTTACCACACATTGTCTCACACTTTTGTTTGTTTCATTTATATGACAAGTGAGGCGAGAGGTTGATGAGGCTGTGATTGAGAAACCAGAGGTCAATCCATGATAAGATCTATGCTTGAAGTAGTTATTATAACTGGAAACATGGCATCTGGGAACAGACACTCACTCAGGTAAGCAGACGGTAGTATTCAGTAACCTCCCTTCTGAATTCACTTGGAAAAAACAAACCTCACTTCAGGTTGAAAGGTTGCGGATTGCTCCTGAGAAACGATCCTGGGTTGGCGCATGGGAACTGAAAACCACGGGATTCAAATCTTGGTGCTCGCTTTTACCTGAATCTACCTCAGATCCTTTGCTAGTAGGGGACATACTCGTGTGGCGTGCCTCAGGCGTTCTAGTACATGCCAAGATTCCACCAAGTTACCGGTGAATGATTGGTACGGACATCTGCCTTGATGACGATTCGACCAAGAGGCTGGCTGGTAATGCTAAGCAATCGATGGCCAGATAGCCGGTTGTTCCATCAAAAAACGCGAACATGCTTGCTTGGCGACATTGAGGTGTCATTTCCACCGTTCGTCGTACGCCCTTGTCCACGATATTCCAAACCATCCCTATTTTGTTTCCTTTGTTCTTCTTGTGAAATGGATGTTTGAGCTGTCAAATGTGATAGAGGGAGAAGATCCGCCTTGGGTGAATCCATGAGCAGCTATCGATAGGATTCAGCTTGTTGTTTCTCTTTATAGTTGCTATTTATCTTATGCCAGAAAATCAGATGTCATTTATTTCTTCCTTGAGCATTTCTTTGGGGTTTACAGTGTTACAATGGCATGGTCACTGGGACGTGTCATTCCTTTGCTCCATTGTCACAGCTTTGTAGCCAATGTCTGTTGTTGCATCTTTATCATGTTACTGGTGTTCATCCTGTTGGTTATACATGTGGCTTCAGTTACTAAGATTATTTTAGCaatctactccctctgtaaactttTATAAGACGTTTTAGGTCACTTAGTGCCCATAGAGGGAGTACATATTAGCCAATTCAGCATTTCTTTGCTTGTGTAATTTGTTGTGAAATCTGCTTCTGAGATGAATGCAATTGGGACATGGCTGTTGTGTAAACTTGGACAAACGGACAATTTAACCCCATTTCCTTGTATTCCTGGGTAGTCAGCTCAATCAACTCACTATTTCGGTGGCGGGGAGGGGAGAGCGCCTACCGCCTATCCAACGCCCGGGTTTGcagtgtttttttcttttttcgaaACGAAGGCAAAAGCTAAGAAGGGTAACAGAAGTTTATGACGAGGTCATTACTCCTCAACAAATGAGACTAAAGCCTACTCTCGCGGCATAATAGAGCCCAGGTGCCTAGCACCGGCGGTCACCCATAACTTAGCCTCGTTCCGAACATGCGCGAAGACGATGGAAGGCAGTGTAGACTTCTTGCGAAAAACCCGTGCATTCCTCTCGTTCCACAGTGCCCACGCCACAAGCATGAGTGTGGTGGCAATAGCTTTCTTCCTGTGACCATGAGTAAGCACCACGGCATACCACCAATCTTGCACCGAAGGCAGGCCACCCCATTGGTCAAGACGCAACTCCTACGCACCCAGCCACGTCTTTACGGCCTCCCACACACGGATGGAGTACCTACACTTGAAGAGAAGGTGCGCCCTAGACTCCGGCTCCCTTTGACACAGCTGGCATAGGCCACAGTTTGGCCAACCCCTCTTCTGCAATCGATCCGCGGTCCAAATCCTATTcttgatgacaagccaagcaaaaAACTTGCACTTGGGCGGCGCCCAGTTATCCCAGACCGCGGGCTTCATGCGTGTGGTGATGGCTCCCTCAAATTGCGCGAGATAGGCAGAAGCAGCGGAGTAAGAGCCATTTGGCGTGCGATCCCAAACGATGGTGTCTGGAGTGTCATGTTGCAAGAGAACAATATCAAGCCTCGCCCAAAGTGTGCAGAATTGGTGGATGTGGTTGACCGTGAGCCCTTGAGACATTCAATTCTCGAGAGCCAAGCATTGTCCAGGAGTGCATCCCGCACCGAAGAATTCTTTCTTGCCGAGATCTGAAACACGAGAGGAGCGATATCCTTGGGTTTTTCGCCACTGAGCCAAGGGGATAGCCAGAACCTTGCCAACAGACCGTTGCCCACAGTAATTGTGGTGACGTCGTAGAAAAGCTCCATGTCCTTGGCATCCCAAGGCTTGCTCAAATCGACCCAAGCTCTGTCCGGCTCCGTCCACTCGTACTTGCAGTGTGTTTGTTTCTCATGCAAGTTGCAACTGTGATAATAATCATCAGGCTTCTTCGAATTGTTCCGAGTCTGATTTTGCTTATAAGCTTTTAAATAACTAAACGGGTGCAGGGAGCTCAAATCCATCTCTTTTGTTGTTTGCATTCATGCGAATTCTGGAATTTATCTCTCATCTCTCGCAGTTTAGGTGTGCATTATTCCCGTACGTGAATGCCAAAATGTCACCGAGGTGTCGGTGGACCTTGATGCTGACGACGACTCTGCCAAGAGGTCGGTGTCCAGATCTGTGAATGATCAGTACGCCGATTGTCCCATCCAAACGTGGTACGCGTTGCCATGCATGCTCGTTTTCAGGTCTTTGTCCAGAATATTCCGTACCAGGCACTTTGTTGCGAAATTGATGTGGTAAATGTCAGATCACGGACGCATCGGAAACACATGGGATCATCATACTCCAAGACTCGTACTTCTTTGTTCCTTTGTTTTTTCTTGAATTCCAATTTCATTGGTATTGCTGTGCGCGGTCCCTTAGACAGGGTTCGTGAAAAAATAGAAGAAAATGGCCTGGTTAATTAAcgaaaatccagatgaaaattgTTAGAACACGACCAAAAGTGAGGGCACCTGCTGACCTGCAAAGTCATCATCATCATTTCTCATTGAGCAAACAACTTCGACTTCACGGCGGACGACCCATGAAGACCTCTCTGAACAAATGGCACACGAGAACCAAGTCAGCCTATGCCAAATAGCCGGCCAAACGCGCCGAGGATTAGGCAGCTCCGAGTTTGGTCGTAGACTCACAAAAGAAAGAAGCACGCCTTGCCCTAACATAGCCACATCTGCCCATCATCCCTCCGCATCGGCCCACAAAGCTACAACTCCGACTTCACGCTGAAGTACACATCGAATGGTCGATGTCAAAGGACTTCCTGTGACTCTGCTACTCATGCCACCATTATTGTTCCCACACAAGTAGCAACTCCACCAGGAGCGAGGCAGCTACCCCGCTACCCGCACTCGCATCATCGGCCGGGAACCTGCTGACCGCAATGACGTGCGCATCCAACCTCAGGAAAGTATGAAGGGGATTGATGACCTTCAAGGCGATGCCCCCAAGGGGTTAGCGACGTGGGAAATGACACCGTCATCCAACTCACACCGGAGTCTTAGGCCTTGTACAATACAAGGTGCTTCGTAAAATAAACCATGTTTCCTTGAGAATTCGTGCTTACTCTATAGGAGGGGTGCCTACTTAATCGTCTACCCTCTACAAATAAGCACGAGTGCTTAAAAAAAGTGAtttatttctctaagcacctTGCATTGCACCGTGATGAATTCCCCCTCTGACAGAGTCTGGAAAAGACCTCCGGATTGGATCGTCAAACAGAGAGGCGTGGCCCCAGAAAAATTAGGGTTAATATTCCGAAGTATTTTCAGTAGTATATAGAAGCGTAGGCGTTGAAAGGAAATGGATGGAAGATCCAGGGGCCCCATGCGGCCCCACCATGTGTCCCTGGGCGTGTGGTGGGGGTTGTGCCCCCCGGGTTGCTTCTTGTGCCTCTAAAAGCTTCCCAACCAAAAAAAGCTTTTGGGATTTTTTTAGATCTTTTGGAGCCCCGTAAAATTGTTTTTCCCGGAAGTCCAAAAATATGCAGAAAACAATAATTGACATTGGGCATAATAGGTTAGTccagaaaaataataaaaatttatgTCAAAAGTCAAAACTATGCCAAAATGATATAAATATAGCATGAAACAAACAAAAATTAAAGATACATTTGTGATGTATCACACGTGTCCCCTTGGACTTGAAGAACATGCGGTTCTCAGCGAGAAGTTGCGGATCGTCCTTGACGAGCTTCCCCACCTAGGTGACATTATAGCGCTTGGCTTTGCAGTGCTCCTTCTCCTTGGCTAGGGAGACTACCCTAATGGGAAGCGTGAGGAAGTCCGCGATCAGGGTGTCGGTGGGGAAGTTGAGCCTCACCCGTGTCCCGTAGTAGCGGAGCATCACATCGTCGTACGAGCGTGCCGCCTCCTCCCTGATGACAAACGTGCCAATCcaggcaaatttgacaaatttgacctatagtcgaaatcaaatcacagaatgaactgtccgtgaaactatttcacgcggttGACCCTTGGTGCCTAACTCTCAAgcgctgcactagtgcaacgcccaggagctaggcgctgcactagtgcaacgcccAGGAGCCAGGCGCTACACtgtgtagtgtggcgcctagctctcaggcgctgcacgcTGACTTGGGCACATATGGGTGCGACGCTggccgtgtagcgcctatctgtgaggcgttgcacagtagggtgtggcgccggcgtggcggacgctacacaaaagggtcaggggagtgaaatagtttcgcaaccagttcattctgtgaaatGATTTCGTCCTGAGGTCAAAATTATCAAATTTGCCGCCAATCCACTAGCGCTTTCCCATGTCCGGGTTGAGGATCTCCGCCACCCACCCGCCCCACAACCACTGCCTCGTACGATGGTACCTCAGCGGTGGCGATGGCGGCTGCGACATGCCCAATGGCGGGGAGCTCGCAAGGAAGAACTATAAAAAAGTATATAAATTTTAAAATCAAATGAAAAAAATTAGCACGACCATTGCTAACAATTGGACAGATATTGAGTGCCAGAAATTTGACGAAACATAGATGAATCTACCTTTCACCAAAATGTTGGCACTTATTTTGAACCCCTAAAATGTTTGAAAACATGCACAACACAAATTCATTGCGAGCAATACAAGGTTGGCTCGGCTCAATGGTCAAAATATCACAATTCATTTGTTGTCTGTATTGATAGTGTATTTGCCGAAAAACTAAAGGTAAACATGGTTCCACGCGCACCCATGtgaatagtaaattcaaaaaattaCTAGGAAAATTTAGAAAATTCTAAAATTT
This genomic window from Aegilops tauschii subsp. strangulata cultivar AL8/78 chromosome 4, Aet v6.0, whole genome shotgun sequence contains:
- the LOC109772582 gene encoding UDP-glucose 6-dehydrogenase 4 → MVKICCLGAGYVGGPTMAVIALKCPDIQVVVVDITKSRIDAWNSDTLPIYEPGLDEVVKQCRGKNLFFSNDIEKHVSEADIIFVSVNTPTKTRGLGAGKAADLTYWESAARMIADVAKSDKIVVEKSTVPVKTAEAIEKILTHNSNGINFQILSNPEFLAEGTAIQDLFNPDRVLIGGRETPEGQKAVQTLKAVYAHWVPEDQILTTNLWSAELSKLAANAFLAQRISSVNAMSALCEATGANVSEVSYAVGKDSRIGPKFLNASVGFGGSCFQKDILNLVYICECNGLPEVANYWKQVIKINDYQKSRFVNRVVSSMFNTVANKKIAVLGFAFKKDTGDTRETPAIDVCKGLLGDKAKISIYDPQVTEDQIQRDLAMNKFDWDHPVHLQPMSPTTTKQVSVTWDAYEATKDAHGICIMTEWDEFKTLDYKKIYDSMQKPAFVFDGRNVVDSEKLREIGFIVYSIGKPLDGWLKDMPAVA